One window of the Anaeromyxobacter dehalogenans 2CP-C genome contains the following:
- the pyrE gene encoding orotate phosphoribosyltransferase, whose translation MSLERDRARLLELLRSLSFERRKVILASGKESDFYIDCKRTALTAEGHVLVGRLLLERVRGLTPAVRGVGGLTLGADPIASAVALTSFLDGGAGAAVDAFIVRKEPKGHGTGQWIEGRKTLPDGSRVAVIEDVVTTGGSALKAIERCRAEHLVPVACLALVDRQEGGREAIEAQGVPLQALFTRADFMS comes from the coding sequence ATGAGCCTGGAACGGGATCGCGCGCGGCTGCTCGAGCTCCTGCGCAGCCTGTCGTTCGAGCGGCGCAAGGTGATCCTCGCCTCCGGCAAGGAGAGCGACTTCTACATCGACTGCAAGCGCACCGCGCTCACCGCCGAGGGGCACGTGCTCGTCGGCCGGCTGCTGCTCGAGCGAGTGCGCGGCCTCACGCCGGCGGTGCGCGGCGTGGGCGGGCTCACGCTGGGCGCGGACCCGATCGCGAGCGCGGTGGCGCTCACCAGCTTCCTGGACGGCGGCGCCGGCGCGGCGGTGGACGCGTTCATCGTGCGCAAGGAGCCGAAGGGCCACGGCACCGGCCAGTGGATCGAGGGGCGCAAGACCCTCCCCGACGGCAGCCGCGTGGCGGTGATCGAGGACGTGGTGACCACCGGCGGCTCGGCGCTGAAGGCGATCGAGCGCTGCCGCGCCGAGCACCTGGTCCCGGTGGCCTGCCTGGCGCTCGTGGACCGGCAGGAGGGCGGGCGCGAGGCCATCGAGGCCCAGGGCGTGCCGCTGCAGGCGCTGTTCACCCGCGCGGACTTCATGTCATGA